One window of Streptomyces sp. NBC_00273 genomic DNA carries:
- a CDS encoding DUF4291 domain-containing protein has product MSDEHVPNRQIRAAHTDTTITVYQAYSPSLGVPAARDGRFPPAWKRERMTWIKPSFLWMMYRCGWGSKDGQQTVLAIEITREGFDRALRDACLSHYARGVHADRTAWKEALLEAPARVQWDPERDLRLNPLPYRSLQLGLSGPASRAYADEWTVGIRDVTGLAREIRGLLGAGDEAAARALLPAETPYPAGPLPHLGA; this is encoded by the coding sequence ATGTCCGACGAGCACGTCCCGAACCGCCAGATCCGCGCGGCGCACACCGACACCACGATCACGGTGTACCAGGCCTACTCCCCCTCGCTCGGGGTGCCGGCCGCCCGTGACGGCCGCTTCCCGCCCGCCTGGAAGCGCGAGCGGATGACGTGGATCAAGCCGTCGTTCCTGTGGATGATGTACCGCTGCGGCTGGGGGTCCAAGGACGGCCAACAGACGGTGCTGGCGATCGAGATCACCCGTGAGGGCTTCGACCGGGCGCTGCGCGACGCCTGCCTCTCGCACTACGCACGGGGCGTGCACGCGGACCGGACGGCCTGGAAGGAAGCCCTGCTCGAGGCGCCGGCCCGGGTCCAGTGGGACCCGGAGCGGGACCTGCGGCTGAATCCGCTGCCGTACCGCTCGCTCCAGCTGGGCCTGTCCGGTCCGGCGTCGCGCGCGTACGCCGACGAGTGGACGGTCGGCATCCGCGATGTGACCGGGCTGGCCCGGGAGATCCGGGGCCTGCTCGGGGCGGGGGACGAGGCGGCCGCGCGCGCCCTGCTACCGGCGGAGACCCCGTACCCCGC